A region from the Benincasa hispida cultivar B227 chromosome 12, ASM972705v1, whole genome shotgun sequence genome encodes:
- the LOC120067111 gene encoding uncharacterized protein LOC120067111 isoform X2, whose protein sequence is MAMKKMQSNSDSRRSRANSYPLPSSPLKVAKNVYLKKKKCKGSDKKEWEDATCSVCMEFPHNAVLLLCSSYNKGCRPYMCATGRRYSNCLDQYKKAYTKVTSTQISEQLNVPVENVTFNLEAGQPSEKVDVPELLCPLCRGQVKGWTVVEPARKYLNSKKRNCMQDNCSFVGRYKELKKHVRAKHPLARPRQVDPVLEEKWKRFEHERERSDVISTIISSIPGAVVLGDYVLEPHQSGFYSLGSTAAGGPGRGFRRIIFGRSRRPRQRGGLNRIP, encoded by the exons ATGGCTATGAAAAAGATGCAGAGTAACTCTGACTCTAGACGTTCTAGGGCAAACTCATATCCATTACCATCTAGTCCATTGAAAGTTGCTAAAAATGTTTACCTCAAGAAGAAAAAATGCAAAGGGTCGGATAAAAAAGAGTGGGAGGATGCTACCTGCTCAGTCTGTATGGAGTTCCCTCACAATGCCGTGCTTCTTCTTTGTTCCTCATATAATAAGGGTTGCCGGCCTTATATGTGTGCAACTGGTCGCCGATATTCAAATTGTCTCGATCAATACAAGAAAGCCTACACAAAGGTTACATCAACTCAAATTTCAGAACAATTGAATGTGCCGGTGGAAAATGTAACCTTCAATTTGGAAGCAGGGCAGCCAAGTGAAAAGGTTGATGTGCCAGAGCTTTTATGTCCCCTTTGTAGGGGACAGGTTAAAGGGTGGACAGTGGTGGAACCGGCACGGAAGTATCTTAATTCTAAGAAGAGAAATTGCATGCAGGATAATTGCTCATTTGTTGGACGTTACAAGGAGCTGAAGAAGCACGTTAGAGCGAAGCATCCATTAGCACGACCACGCCAAGTGGACCCTGTGCTTGAAGAGAAATGGAAGAGATTTGAGCACGAGAGGGAGCGAAGTGACGTGATCAGCACGATTATATCATCGATCCCTGGAGCAGTTGTTCTTGGGGACTACGTGTTGGAACCTCACCAAAGTGGTTTTTATA GTCTCGGTTCTACGGCAGCTGGTGGACCAGGACGTGGTTTCCGCAGAATTATATTTGGGAGGTCGAGGCGGCCAAGACAAAGAGGAGGACTTAACAGAATTCCATAA
- the LOC120067111 gene encoding uncharacterized protein LOC120067111 isoform X1, with the protein MAMKKMQSNSDSRRSRANSYPLPSSPLKVAKNVYLKKKKCKGSDKKEWEDATCSVCMEFPHNAVLLLCSSYNKGCRPYMCATGRRYSNCLDQYKKAYTKVTSTQISEQLNVPVENVTFNLEAGQPSEKVDVPELLCPLCRGQVKGWTVVEPARKYLNSKKRNCMQDNCSFVGRYKELKKHVRAKHPLARPRQVDPVLEEKWKRFEHERERSDVISTIISSIPGAVVLGDYVLEPHQSGFYSEYDSDMDDNLDDDAFFSMDAFGFGRDGGLFSRNRYHRDYNRTDEIDLGMHRAAGLGSTAAGGPGRGFRRIIFGRSRRPRQRGGLNRIP; encoded by the coding sequence ATGGCTATGAAAAAGATGCAGAGTAACTCTGACTCTAGACGTTCTAGGGCAAACTCATATCCATTACCATCTAGTCCATTGAAAGTTGCTAAAAATGTTTACCTCAAGAAGAAAAAATGCAAAGGGTCGGATAAAAAAGAGTGGGAGGATGCTACCTGCTCAGTCTGTATGGAGTTCCCTCACAATGCCGTGCTTCTTCTTTGTTCCTCATATAATAAGGGTTGCCGGCCTTATATGTGTGCAACTGGTCGCCGATATTCAAATTGTCTCGATCAATACAAGAAAGCCTACACAAAGGTTACATCAACTCAAATTTCAGAACAATTGAATGTGCCGGTGGAAAATGTAACCTTCAATTTGGAAGCAGGGCAGCCAAGTGAAAAGGTTGATGTGCCAGAGCTTTTATGTCCCCTTTGTAGGGGACAGGTTAAAGGGTGGACAGTGGTGGAACCGGCACGGAAGTATCTTAATTCTAAGAAGAGAAATTGCATGCAGGATAATTGCTCATTTGTTGGACGTTACAAGGAGCTGAAGAAGCACGTTAGAGCGAAGCATCCATTAGCACGACCACGCCAAGTGGACCCTGTGCTTGAAGAGAAATGGAAGAGATTTGAGCACGAGAGGGAGCGAAGTGACGTGATCAGCACGATTATATCATCGATCCCTGGAGCAGTTGTTCTTGGGGACTACGTGTTGGAACCTCACCAAAGTGGTTTTTATAGTGAGTATGATTCTGACATGGATGACAATTTAGATGATGATGCTTTCTTTTCCATGGATGCATTTGGTTTTGGACGGGATGGTGGTCTGTTTTCTCGTAATAGATATCATAGGGACTACAACAGGACAGATGAGATTGATCTTGGGATGCATCGTGCTGCAGGTCTCGGTTCTACGGCAGCTGGTGGACCAGGACGTGGTTTCCGCAGAATTATATTTGGGAGGTCGAGGCGGCCAAGACAAAGAGGAGGACTTAACAGAATTCCATAA
- the LOC120067113 gene encoding uncharacterized protein LOC120067113, with product MHIDIVSKLSKITHRNSLLFFLSPFPFFTNTSHSLQSSSSCSSSSSIKPDAMPSQKMQTHTNNNQTIPQKQGVIITVYVESPKLQDNNSHKPPIIPHNNINNPNSALPKTPNSTGYDRRAQLLAYSRHLRNQNSSLSQSSKTESKKWKWRVRSEAPAVRRMPSRRALQRWRYERVGMMREETTEVVDQPCRPKCFGGKSSKKSTVKSGSSIFRKLKSLLGELSNGCKR from the exons ATGCATATCGACATCGTATCCAAACTTAGCAAAATTACACATCGCAATTcactccttttctttttatcacCATTTCCATTTTTCACAAACACAAGTCATTCTCtacaatcttcttcctcttgttcctcttcttcttcaatcaaacccGATGCCATGCCAAGCCAAAAAATGCAGACCCACACAAACAACAACCAAACAATACCCCAAAAACAAGGAGTAATCATCACTGTCTACGTTGAATCTCCAAAATTACAAGACAATAATTCCCATAAACCTCCCATTATTCCCCACAATAACATCAACAATCCAAACTCTGCTCTTCCCAAAACCCCCAATTCCACAGGCTACGATCGTCGGGCTCAGCTTCTCGCCTACTCTCGCCACCTCAGAAATCAAAATTCCTCTCTCTCCCAATCGTCCAAAACCGAATCCAAG AAATGGAAATGGAGGGTCCGATCGGAGGCGCCGGCGGTGCGGCGGATGCCCTCGAGAAGGGCGTTGCAGCGGTGGAGATATGAACGTGTTGGGATGATGAGAGAAGAGACAACAGAGGTGGTGGATCAGCCATGCCGGCCCAAGTGCTTTGGTGGAAAAAGCAGCAAGAAAAGCACCGTCAAATCGGGCTCTTCCATATTT AGGAAATTGAAGAGTTTGTTGGGAGAGTTATCAAATGGCTGCAAACGCTAG